AATGCTCCAACCAAGGCCCGCTGCGACATCTCACCCAAGTCAGAGCGGCTACCGTTGGACTCCAGTTTCCGATCCATTGCCTCTGCAACAGCGGCGGCAACGTCGGGCAATGAGGTGTCCTGCGGCAGATTGATGCCGACCGACTGCAGGTGATCGTTGAAGTTGTCCTTCTTGGCAGCAATGGCAAGCTGGGTCATCAGCCATACCGCCTCGGTAAACCCCTCATCGTTGAGCACAAATGAGAAGGCCTTGTCAGCAGCCCGTATTGTGGCGTTTGCGATTTGGGACACGTCGGCACCGGCCGTGATCAGGCCGACCACCTCTTTCCATGCCCTCGATCTTGGAAGGCTCCCAAGTCTGACGTGCCCCATGTCGTTCTCCTTATTTTTCTCGGCCCGGCACCATTATTCGGGCCTTCTGATGACGACGATGCTCCGGGCCTTACGAGCTTCTTTCTTCAGATAGCCTTTCCGTACCAGTTGAGCGATCTGCTCGTGGGCGCTCGCGTGGCTGATGTCGAGGGCTTCCGAAAGTTCCTTCACAGTTGGCGGCAACCCCTTTTCATCGATGAGTTGGCAAATGACCCTCAGCGTCCTGGCTTGGGGGTCGGTTATTTCCGAGACCTTTTTCTTTCCCATGGCGATTGCTCCGTGTCGTAGCCACTGAGCGGATTAAGCCCAATTTATGACCACAGAATATACGACCTGATGAATATCAGGTCAATCAAAAAAACAGGACTTCTCGTCTGATTCCGTCACCTTGCAAAGATCTCCGGTAAGTAACCAACGCAAGTCCGGATAAGGCGGACGTAACCAGATAACCGACCAGAAGCGGAGCTGAGGCGGTTGTGGGTGCCATCAAACGCGCATCCCAACCGCCGACGTTTTCTGGCATCCACACCACCAGCCCCCGGGTCTAACCGGAGGTGTTCGATGTTGGATGTACAGGAGCTGAGAGATGAGCCGGGGGCAGAAATCCACGGCAAAGATGAAAATCCGGAACGGCTTTCGAGCGATGCCAGGCTCCAGGCTGCTGTTTCGATACTGGCAACGGCAGTCCTTCGTAGAAAGGCGAAAAAGTCATGTGGCGGCAGTGATTTACAAATTTTCCAAGTTTCTTCGACCGCGACCAGAGAAGGACTTGATTCGTTGCGCGAACAGAGCGTTCATTCATGACAACTCGTCCGGAACCTAAAATAAGGAGTTGAAAATGAATGAGTTACAGACAGCCGCCCCGAGCGGCAAAACCCAGGACCGAACCAGAAACTCGGTCTTGCGGCAGATGGCGCTGCTGCAGTCCATGTCCTTAGAGCAGCTCCGGGGAAAATGGCTCGACCTCTACGGAGGCGAACCGCCCCAATACAAGAAGCAATTCCTGGTCAAACGGCTGGGCTATCGCATCCAGGAGCTTTTCTACGGAGGGCTATCCGAGCGGGCCAAGACACACCTCGGTCAGGTAGCCAAGGGCGATCTGGTGGCGACTGTCAACCGCCGCATTCCCG
This portion of the Candidatus Cloacimonadota bacterium genome encodes:
- a CDS encoding MarR family transcriptional regulator translates to MGKKKVSEITDPQARTLRVICQLIDEKGLPPTVKELSEALDISHASAHEQIAQLVRKGYLKKEARKARSIVVIRRPE
- a CDS encoding DUF2924 domain-containing protein, whose protein sequence is MNELQTAAPSGKTQDRTRNSVLRQMALLQSMSLEQLRGKWLDLYGGEPPQYKKQFLVKRLGYRIQELFYGGLSERAKTHLGQVAKGDLVATVNRRIPEERKANETILPGTRLVRIWNDQRYEVTAQAEGYEFDGRTFRSLSAVAREITGTRWNGKVFFGLKKVYGKKAEGGANAR